In Aggregatibacter sp. 2125159857, one DNA window encodes the following:
- a CDS encoding DNA polymerase III subunit delta', with translation MIPLLPWLVPTYHKITQAFDEALGHHALLIRADDGLGTEQLCSALAKRLMCLTPNGAEACGECHACHLMQANSHPDFQHIAPIENKDIGVDQIRAMNEQATQHAQQNGNKVIYIEQAHRLTEAAANAILKTLEEPRPNTYFILQCDMQKALLPTIYSRCQVWNLLPPDTDTALQWLQSQTSAETQDILTALRVNYGRPLLALAMLEQNLLAQRREFLRQFWLFYRRCSPLELLPFFTKELVLQQLDWLSAFLSDSLKNKLHIHQDWICQDIEQGVIQFSQGLSAPALLKATQIISKVRSDLSANSALNLELILLDGLTRLITEVFEG, from the coding sequence ATGATCCCGTTACTTCCTTGGTTGGTGCCGACCTATCACAAAATCACACAGGCGTTTGATGAGGCTTTAGGGCATCACGCCCTGCTGATTCGCGCCGATGACGGCCTCGGCACCGAACAGCTTTGTTCCGCGTTGGCAAAACGTCTGATGTGCTTAACACCCAACGGGGCGGAGGCTTGTGGCGAATGCCATGCCTGCCATTTAATGCAAGCCAACAGCCACCCGGATTTCCAGCATATCGCGCCTATTGAGAACAAAGACATCGGCGTGGATCAAATTCGTGCCATGAACGAACAAGCGACGCAGCATGCGCAGCAAAACGGCAATAAAGTCATTTATATCGAACAGGCGCATCGTCTGACGGAGGCCGCTGCCAACGCCATTTTAAAAACACTGGAAGAGCCGCGTCCAAATACCTATTTCATTTTGCAGTGCGATATGCAAAAGGCGTTGTTGCCAACCATTTACAGTCGCTGCCAAGTGTGGAATCTCTTACCACCGGACACAGACACTGCATTACAGTGGTTGCAATCACAAACGTCCGCCGAAACGCAAGATATATTGACCGCACTTCGGGTGAATTATGGTCGACCACTTCTCGCGCTTGCCATGTTAGAGCAAAATTTACTAGCGCAACGACGGGAATTTTTACGCCAATTTTGGCTATTCTATCGCCGTTGTTCGCCTTTAGAATTACTGCCATTTTTTACTAAAGAACTTGTCTTGCAGCAGCTGGATTGGTTGTCAGCCTTTTTGAGTGATAGTTTAAAAAATAAACTGCATATTCACCAAGACTGGATTTGTCAGGATATTGAACAGGGTGTCATTCAATTTAGCCAAGGACTGTCTGCCCCGGCATTATTAAAAGCAACACAAATTATTAGCAAAGTGCGATCGGATTTATCAGCAAATTCGGCGTTGAATTTAGAATTGATTTTACTCGACGGGTTGACCCGTTTAATTACTGAAGTATTTGAAGGATAA
- the tmk gene encoding dTMP kinase: MAGKFIVIEGLEGAGKSTAHQCVVDTLKELGVNDVVFTREPGGTPLAEKLRHLIKHETEEPVTDRAELLMLYAARIQLVDNVIKPALAQGKWVVGDRHDMSSQAYQGGGRQLGAAFLTNLKKTVLGDFEPDLTLYLDIDPAVGLARARGRGELDRIEQQHLDFFHRTRARYLELVKDNPKAVMINAEQSIEQVQADIKSAVKNWWVSLSK, translated from the coding sequence ATGGCAGGCAAATTTATCGTTATTGAAGGCTTGGAAGGAGCGGGCAAAAGCACCGCCCATCAATGTGTCGTGGATACCTTAAAGGAATTGGGTGTTAACGATGTCGTGTTCACCCGAGAACCTGGTGGCACACCGTTAGCGGAAAAATTACGTCACCTCATTAAACATGAAACAGAGGAACCGGTCACAGACAGAGCCGAATTGTTGATGTTATATGCTGCCCGAATTCAATTAGTGGACAATGTCATTAAGCCTGCGTTAGCTCAAGGCAAATGGGTGGTAGGTGATCGCCATGATATGTCGTCTCAAGCGTACCAAGGCGGTGGCCGCCAGTTGGGAGCAGCTTTTTTAACTAACTTAAAAAAAACCGTTTTGGGCGATTTTGAACCGGATTTGACCCTGTATTTAGACATTGATCCAGCCGTTGGTTTAGCGCGAGCTCGTGGACGCGGCGAACTGGATCGCATTGAACAACAACATCTGGATTTTTTCCACCGCACCCGTGCCCGTTATTTAGAACTGGTAAAAGACAATCCGAAAGCCGTGATGATCAATGCGGAACAATCCATTGAGCAAGTGCAGGCAGACATTAAAAGTGCGGTCAAAAATTGGTGGGTTTCGCTATCAAAATGA
- a CDS encoding DUF262 domain-containing protein, translating to MSDEKAKILKIKDVFDLKLSIPDYQRPYKWTVKNVQQLIDDLLTHFHHQKQVYRIGTVVIHKNGEIFDIVDGQQRLITLSLLLYYLNDQNKPSNKSLLDETITHTVSKNNIINNYNFIKNYSVSDKDKFKNYILEICEMVRIELDDLDEAFQFFDSQNSKGKPLESYDLLKAYHLREMNDKPKEIIHNCVERWEKSALSQEINNLDKIINYILFRLRRWHYQESGEVFTSDELETFKGVSESATYPYLSPVFATKVVEKLAQQNPMFCHPRFVKTSFQTIQTLINGEQFFDYVQYYAESYEKLFKEGIGLVDKVIKINGKDLGKGVNTFLNNQDYCYRVGDKYLKNLFECIVLFYFDKFGEVHLDEFINKAFLWVYRIRFEYQRITFKTIEDEAHSKNGLFNHIEKSSTPIQVLRYTSVIRENKFGNIDKKIKEVFGVENE from the coding sequence ATGAGTGATGAAAAAGCAAAAATACTTAAGATTAAAGATGTATTTGATTTGAAGTTGAGCATTCCTGATTATCAAAGACCATACAAATGGACAGTTAAAAATGTTCAGCAATTGATTGATGATTTACTTACACATTTTCATCATCAGAAACAAGTTTACCGTATTGGAACTGTGGTGATACATAAAAATGGGGAAATATTCGATATTGTTGATGGTCAACAACGTTTAATTACACTTTCATTGTTACTTTATTATTTAAATGATCAAAATAAACCGTCAAATAAATCTTTATTAGATGAAACTATAACACATACTGTTAGTAAGAATAATATAATTAATAATTATAATTTCATTAAAAATTATTCTGTTTCCGATAAAGATAAATTTAAAAATTATATTTTAGAGATTTGCGAAATGGTTCGTATTGAACTTGATGATTTAGATGAGGCTTTCCAATTTTTTGACTCGCAAAACTCAAAAGGGAAACCTTTAGAATCTTATGATTTACTTAAAGCGTATCATTTAAGAGAAATGAATGATAAACCCAAAGAGATTATTCACAATTGCGTTGAACGTTGGGAAAAGTCTGCACTTTCTCAAGAAATCAATAACTTAGATAAAATTATCAACTATATTCTTTTTAGATTACGTCGATGGCATTATCAAGAAAGCGGAGAGGTTTTTACATCGGACGAGCTGGAGACATTTAAAGGTGTATCAGAAAGTGCTACCTATCCTTATCTTAGCCCAGTGTTTGCAACAAAGGTTGTAGAGAAATTAGCACAACAAAATCCTATGTTTTGTCATCCAAGATTTGTGAAGACAAGTTTTCAAACGATACAAACTCTAATAAATGGTGAGCAATTTTTTGATTATGTTCAGTATTATGCTGAAAGCTATGAAAAATTATTTAAAGAAGGAATTGGACTTGTTGATAAAGTGATAAAAATTAACGGTAAAGATCTAGGAAAGGGTGTAAATACTTTTCTCAATAATCAAGATTATTGTTATAGAGTAGGGGATAAGTATTTAAAAAATTTATTTGAATGCATAGTGTTATTCTATTTTGATAAGTTTGGTGAAGTACATTTAGATGAATTTATAAATAAAGCATTTTTATGGGTTTATCGAATTCGTTTTGAATATCAGCGTATTACTTTCAAAACTATAGAAGATGAAGCTCACTCAAAAAATGGATTATTTAATCATATAGAGAAATCCTCTACACCAATACAAGTGCTGAGATATACCTCAGTAATACGTGAAAATAAGTTTGGTAACATAGACAAGAAAATAAAGGAAGTTTTTGGAGTGGAAAATGAGTAA
- a CDS encoding PP2C family serine/threonine-protein phosphatase: MQNVCQITFCQQIGKNKKHNQDALFNGEAVFQFKLKTAEKRVENRPHFIIGIADGISNSNHAEKASKCVMSALQTIQTLSRNTIPYLQDKLSEQLADSYFGSATTFVAAEIDQLNQKAKILSVGDSRAYIIDEAGKWRQITKDHSILSELLELSPYQKEEDFATIYSGVSSCLVADYSEFQDKIFYQEIEIKQGESLLLCSDGLTDGLSDEMREKIWQKYPDDKARLTVCRKMIERQSFSDDLSVIICAF, translated from the coding sequence ATGCAAAATGTCTGCCAAATCACTTTTTGTCAGCAAATTGGAAAAAATAAAAAGCACAATCAAGATGCGTTATTTAATGGTGAAGCGGTTTTTCAGTTTAAATTAAAAACAGCAGAAAAACGCGTTGAAAATCGACCGCACTTTATCATTGGCATTGCCGATGGTATTTCCAATAGCAATCACGCGGAAAAAGCCAGTAAGTGTGTCATGTCGGCGTTGCAAACGATTCAGACATTAAGTCGAAACACCATTCCTTATTTGCAAGATAAATTATCGGAACAGTTGGCAGACTCCTATTTTGGTTCGGCAACCACATTCGTCGCCGCGGAAATTGATCAACTCAATCAAAAAGCCAAAATTCTCAGTGTGGGCGACAGTAGAGCTTACATTATCGATGAAGCAGGAAAATGGCGACAAATTACAAAAGATCATTCTATTTTGTCCGAATTGTTAGAACTGTCTCCTTATCAAAAAGAAGAAGATTTCGCCACAATTTATAGCGGCGTTTCTTCTTGCTTGGTTGCCGATTATTCCGAGTTTCAAGATAAAATCTTTTATCAGGAAATTGAAATTAAACAGGGTGAAAGCCTGTTACTTTGTTCTGACGGCTTGACCGACGGGCTTTCAGATGAAATGCGCGAAAAAATTTGGCAGAAATATCCCGATGATAAAGCTCGCCTCACGGTTTGCCGCAAGATGATTGAAAGGCAATCGTTTTCGGATGATTTGTCGGTTATAATCTGTGCGTTTTGA
- a CDS encoding ATP-binding protein, whose amino-acid sequence MSEYKLNPPTVSSYTENMMLKVLFEHKGFSEVFRESSWRSDEIASAFGLPEELENDKNLRTVARRLLKARYKTLQKSTALLPELWKQAYENLATLAEFLQLNPVEQELLRFAMHLRSEVAMRDLFEYLPKSDLQRTAAIMADLLKQPKNQILSALKKGSKLDAYGLIDRDYRPDSVHDYLDWGETLDFDEFVTQPLNENVLLKSCTEVAQVPSLQLDDFAHIAGMKEMMLTYLQQALKHHRKGVNLLIYGVPGTGKTEFAGLLAQALGISAYNITYMDSDGDVVKAEQRLNYSRLAQTLLNGKQALLIFDEIEDVFNGSFMERSVAQKNKAWTNQLLENNNVPMIWLSNSVHSIDAAFLRRFDFVFEMPDLPLKNKSALISQLAGGKLTAEYVQHFAKVRSLSPAILTRVFNVANAVDNGKKAFSDVLLTLFNEALQAQGKKKIEPLVESKLSYQLEWVSCNENIHKISEGLMRTKKGRICCYGPPGTGKTAWAGWLAEQLDMPLLLCKGSDLLDPYVGGTEQKIAEAFESAKRDNCLLVLDEVDTFLFSRDGAERSWERSQVNEMLTQIERFEGLMVVSTNLMNVLDPAALRRFDLKLKFDYLTPQQRLDFAKQQVEKLNLGAWDEPHSKRILELNLLTPGDFAAVARRHNFSPFENLEEWLDALRGECLVKPEFSRKKVGF is encoded by the coding sequence ATGTCCGAATATAAATTAAACCCACCGACAGTGTCTTCTTATACTGAAAATATGATGCTTAAAGTTTTATTTGAGCATAAAGGTTTTTCTGAAGTGTTTCGGGAGAGTAGTTGGCGAAGTGATGAAATTGCCAGTGCGTTTGGGCTGCCTGAAGAATTAGAGAATGATAAAAATCTACGCACGGTTGCTCGTCGGCTTTTAAAAGCGCGTTATAAAACACTTCAAAAATCCACCGCACTTTTACCGGAGTTATGGAAACAGGCGTATGAAAATTTGGCAACGTTGGCAGAATTTTTGCAACTGAATCCCGTTGAACAGGAACTTCTCCGCTTTGCCATGCATTTACGCAGTGAAGTAGCTATGCGAGATTTGTTTGAGTACTTGCCGAAATCGGATTTACAAAGAACGGCTGCGATCATGGCGGATTTACTTAAACAGCCGAAAAATCAGATTCTATCTGCCTTAAAGAAAGGCAGTAAACTCGATGCTTATGGCCTGATTGATCGCGATTATCGCCCCGATAGTGTGCATGATTATTTAGATTGGGGCGAAACCTTAGATTTTGATGAATTTGTGACACAACCACTAAACGAAAACGTCCTATTAAAATCTTGTACGGAAGTCGCTCAAGTGCCAAGTTTGCAACTGGATGATTTTGCCCATATTGCCGGCATGAAAGAGATGATGTTGACCTATTTGCAACAGGCACTAAAACATCATCGGAAAGGTGTGAATCTTTTAATTTATGGCGTGCCTGGCACCGGTAAAACCGAATTTGCCGGATTGCTTGCACAAGCATTAGGGATTTCGGCGTATAACATTACTTACATGGATTCTGACGGTGATGTCGTGAAGGCAGAGCAACGCCTGAACTACAGTCGTCTTGCTCAAACGCTATTGAACGGCAAGCAGGCACTTTTAATTTTTGATGAAATTGAAGATGTTTTTAACGGCTCGTTTATGGAGCGTTCTGTTGCGCAAAAAAATAAAGCATGGACAAATCAGTTGTTGGAAAACAATAACGTGCCGATGATTTGGTTATCCAATTCGGTACACAGCATAGATGCGGCTTTTTTACGTCGCTTTGATTTTGTGTTTGAAATGCCGGATTTACCGTTAAAAAATAAATCGGCGTTAATTTCGCAGCTGGCAGGCGGTAAATTAACGGCAGAATATGTGCAGCATTTTGCCAAAGTGCGGTCGCTTTCGCCGGCGATTTTAACGCGCGTGTTCAATGTAGCAAATGCGGTTGATAACGGCAAAAAAGCCTTTTCTGACGTTTTGCTTACGCTATTTAATGAAGCCTTACAGGCACAAGGTAAAAAGAAAATTGAGCCGTTGGTGGAAAGTAAACTGAGTTATCAGCTTGAGTGGGTTTCCTGCAATGAAAATATTCATAAAATCAGTGAAGGATTAATGCGAACCAAGAAAGGTCGAATTTGTTGTTATGGCCCGCCGGGCACAGGGAAAACCGCGTGGGCAGGTTGGCTTGCCGAGCAGTTAGATATGCCGTTGTTGCTGTGCAAAGGGTCTGATTTACTCGATCCTTATGTGGGCGGAACAGAGCAAAAAATTGCGGAGGCATTTGAATCGGCGAAGCGTGATAATTGTTTGCTAGTGCTGGACGAAGTGGATACCTTCCTGTTTTCACGCGACGGTGCAGAACGTAGTTGGGAACGTTCTCAAGTCAATGAGATGTTGACACAAATTGAGCGTTTTGAAGGTTTAATGGTGGTTTCAACGAATTTGATGAATGTGCTGGATCCGGCAGCATTACGGCGTTTTGATTTAAAGCTAAAATTTGATTATTTAACGCCACAACAGCGTTTGGATTTTGCTAAACAACAAGTGGAAAAATTGAATTTGGGCGCATGGGATGAACCCCATTCAAAACGTATTCTTGAGCTGAATTTACTCACACCGGGCGATTTTGCTGCCGTTGCGAGACGACACAATTTTTCACCCTTTGAGAATCTAGAAGAGTGGTTAGACGCATTGCGTGGTGAATGTCTTGTGAAACCGGAATTTTCCCGCAAAAAGGTCGGTTTTTAA
- the mltG gene encoding endolytic transglycosylase MltG: protein MKKIVLFFFLCLILLAGAGFWGFQQLQQFLHQPVNVQNDQLLTIERGTTGNKLVALLEKERILEDADRLSWLLKLHPELNKIKAGTYSLNGINTVEALLKLLNSGKEAQFSLMFVEGETFKTLRKRLENAPHLKQTLQGKSNDEVFGLLDIDTNLNKNLTESHVIDGWIYPDTYNYTPNSTDLELLQRAAERMKKALEKAWNNRDKNLPLADPYEMLILASIVEKETGIAAERPQIASVFINRLKAKMKLQTDPTVIYGMGEDYSGNIRKKDLETPTPYNTYVIDGLPPTPIAMPSEEALQAVAHPAQTEFYYFVADGTGGHKFSRNLNEHNKAVQEYLRWYRQQNGK from the coding sequence ATGAAAAAAATCGTTTTATTTTTCTTTTTATGCCTCATTCTGCTTGCCGGTGCAGGATTTTGGGGATTTCAGCAATTACAACAATTTTTGCATCAACCGGTGAATGTGCAAAACGATCAATTATTAACCATAGAACGTGGCACAACCGGCAATAAATTGGTGGCATTGCTGGAAAAAGAACGCATTTTAGAGGATGCGGATCGGCTGTCTTGGTTATTAAAATTGCATCCTGAGCTCAATAAAATTAAAGCCGGCACCTATTCGCTTAATGGGATTAACACCGTAGAAGCGTTACTGAAATTGTTAAATTCCGGCAAAGAGGCGCAATTTTCGCTGATGTTCGTTGAAGGCGAAACCTTTAAAACCCTACGAAAACGGCTTGAAAATGCACCGCACTTGAAGCAGACATTGCAAGGGAAGTCCAATGATGAGGTTTTCGGACTGCTTGATATAGATACGAACCTCAATAAAAATTTAACAGAAAGCCACGTTATCGATGGCTGGATTTACCCAGACACTTATAATTACACGCCGAATTCTACCGACTTAGAACTGTTGCAACGCGCTGCAGAACGCATGAAAAAAGCGTTGGAGAAGGCATGGAATAATCGGGATAAAAATTTGCCTCTAGCCGATCCTTATGAAATGTTAATTCTTGCGTCCATCGTGGAAAAAGAAACCGGCATCGCCGCAGAGCGTCCCCAAATTGCCTCGGTGTTTATTAATCGTTTGAAAGCCAAAATGAAGCTTCAAACCGATCCGACAGTAATTTACGGCATGGGTGAGGATTACAGCGGCAATATTCGTAAAAAAGATCTCGAAACGCCGACCCCTTATAACACCTATGTGATTGACGGTTTACCGCCAACGCCGATTGCCATGCCAAGCGAAGAGGCATTACAAGCCGTGGCGCATCCTGCGCAAACGGAATTTTATTATTTCGTTGCCGACGGCACGGGCGGTCACAAATTCAGTCGGAACTTGAATGAACACAATAAAGCGGTGCAGGAATATTTACGCTGGTACCGCCAACAAAACGGAAAATAA
- a CDS encoding TatD family hydrolase, with the protein MFIVDSHCHLDALDYETLHENIADVVAKAKARDVKHLLAIGVTLSRFEKVYPELAKFDNVSLACGVHPLDFEEEPYDAARLLRLAQDPKVIAIGEIGLDYYYSAENKAAQQAVFASQIDVANQLNKPVIIHTRQAREDTIRLLRDNQAEKCGGVLHCFTENYDMAKQALDLGFYISISGIITFKNAEELRDVVRKLPLDRLLVETDSPYLAPVPYRGKQNQPAYTREVCEYIATLKGVSAEEMAQITTQNFERLFKIQVQ; encoded by the coding sequence ATGTTTATTGTGGATTCCCATTGCCATTTGGATGCCTTGGATTACGAAACATTACATGAAAATATTGCTGATGTGGTAGCAAAGGCAAAAGCACGCGATGTGAAACATTTATTGGCAATTGGCGTAACCTTGAGCCGTTTTGAAAAAGTGTATCCGGAATTAGCCAAATTCGATAACGTCTCTTTAGCCTGTGGCGTGCACCCGCTGGATTTTGAAGAAGAACCTTATGATGCCGCGCGTTTGTTACGCTTGGCGCAAGATCCTAAAGTCATCGCCATCGGCGAAATCGGCTTAGATTATTATTACAGTGCAGAAAACAAAGCTGCCCAACAAGCCGTGTTTGCCAGCCAAATTGACGTGGCCAACCAGCTAAATAAACCGGTCATCATTCATACACGCCAAGCACGAGAAGACACGATTCGCCTATTGCGCGATAATCAGGCAGAAAAGTGCGGTGGTGTTTTGCATTGTTTTACCGAAAACTATGACATGGCAAAACAAGCGTTAGACTTGGGTTTTTACATTTCCATTTCAGGGATTATCACCTTCAAAAATGCGGAAGAACTTCGGGATGTGGTGCGCAAACTGCCGTTAGACCGCCTGTTGGTGGAAACCGATTCGCCTTACTTGGCACCGGTACCTTATCGTGGTAAACAAAATCAACCGGCATATACCCGCGAAGTCTGTGAATATATTGCGACATTGAAAGGCGTGTCAGCCGAGGAAATGGCGCAAATCACCACACAAAACTTCGAGCGTTTATTTAAAATTCAGGTACAATAA
- a CDS encoding DUF1523 family protein, with amino-acid sequence MRKFLKYFFISVIFIFHLCIAAAINYAMPSYDVTKVTGVEVKRVDKDGPITKANPADGPTRDVYFINTQHENGKVMVYRNEDTRWGFPFYFKFGSANLQALAQALGNEEKTVEIKYYGWRLTMFDEFPNALSIKAMAETDSPSHPIVSYILYVVLLFTLFFAIQFIRGWFDSEN; translated from the coding sequence ATGAGAAAATTTTTAAAATATTTTTTTATTTCCGTCATTTTTATTTTTCATTTATGCATTGCTGCGGCGATAAATTATGCGATGCCGAGCTATGATGTCACTAAAGTGACCGGCGTTGAGGTGAAACGGGTGGATAAAGACGGACCGATTACAAAAGCCAATCCGGCAGACGGCCCGACCCGCGATGTGTATTTTATCAATACGCAACATGAAAACGGCAAAGTGATGGTATATCGCAACGAAGATACCCGTTGGGGTTTTCCGTTCTATTTCAAATTCGGCTCAGCAAATTTACAGGCATTGGCGCAAGCCTTGGGTAATGAAGAAAAAACCGTGGAAATCAAATATTACGGCTGGCGTCTGACCATGTTTGATGAATTCCCGAATGCGTTATCCATAAAAGCAATGGCTGAGACAGATTCGCCCAGCCATCCGATTGTTTCTTATATTCTTTATGTTGTTTTGCTCTTTACGCTCTTTTTCGCGATTCAATTTATCCGTGGTTGGTTTGATAGCGAAAATTAA
- a CDS encoding DUF262 domain-containing protein translates to MSNAKEYVKTLTISDLFNDENKCKYIIPIYQRNYAWGDNEISSLLQDIKNACEQNKEQDKNYYIGSLVVYCRENGDFEVIDGQQRLTTFTLIMHYLGKLSFRNVSFEHRDESERALSNLNSEKLPSNFSQALKTIKKVIYEWGNNKDEIVKFLLDKVEIIRTEVPEGTDLNHYFEIMNTRGEQLEKHEILKARLMKVLPTAIEQSLFAKIWDACSDMSRYVVMGFDSELRKVILGNDWRKVRGFFKTILNENSKNSENSEEPENSIVKLINAEVKIEKNEEQSQDKYDGEFTSVIDFPNFLMHVLRIYLEMFDKYKYSTPNDPCNVSLDEKLLLKSFEGKFEGKPKKVRIFIYTLLVCRYLFDLYVIKSNMIRTDYENWSLWKIVKGKSGYYYKNAFGSYKNVSVDNSLDKNDDEALNDADPTKKAVMLLSMFHVSNPSRIYKNWLYAVLRWLFNNKDNIKSDEYVKFLEKLCDDFYFGNNCQGKDITEIILEKVEFELNSGDKKDWDDGVNVPNFVFNRLDYQLWKLFHEQEQEREQEQEQRVEILSENDKWLTIKNKEAIWKKFRFTFRSSVEHHYPQHPSVGDELESGLNDFGNLYLLSQSKNSSLGNSSPEEKKKHYRNNEYDSLKQAIMMNYNEWTEREIEEHGKEMLEILNQPLSKANS, encoded by the coding sequence ATGAGTAATGCTAAAGAATATGTAAAAACATTAACCATATCTGATTTATTTAATGATGAGAATAAATGTAAGTATATTATTCCAATCTACCAACGTAATTATGCTTGGGGTGATAATGAAATTAGTTCATTGCTTCAAGATATAAAAAATGCTTGTGAACAAAATAAAGAACAAGATAAAAATTATTATATTGGAAGCTTAGTTGTCTATTGCCGAGAAAATGGTGATTTTGAAGTAATTGATGGCCAGCAAAGACTAACAACATTCACGTTAATAATGCATTATCTTGGTAAATTAAGTTTTAGAAATGTTTCTTTTGAACATCGAGATGAATCTGAACGAGCATTATCCAATCTTAATTCTGAAAAATTACCAAGTAATTTTTCACAAGCATTAAAAACAATTAAGAAAGTAATTTATGAATGGGGAAATAATAAAGATGAAATTGTAAAATTCCTTTTGGATAAAGTTGAAATTATCCGAACTGAAGTACCAGAAGGTACAGATTTAAACCATTATTTTGAAATAATGAATACCCGTGGAGAACAGCTTGAAAAGCATGAAATTCTAAAAGCTCGTTTGATGAAGGTGTTGCCAACAGCTATTGAACAATCATTATTTGCAAAAATCTGGGATGCATGCTCAGATATGAGTCGTTATGTTGTGATGGGATTTGATTCTGAATTAAGAAAAGTCATTTTAGGTAATGATTGGAGAAAAGTACGTGGATTTTTTAAGACTATTTTGAATGAAAATTCTAAAAATTCTGAAAATTCTGAAGAACCTGAAAATAGTATCGTAAAACTTATTAATGCCGAGGTAAAAATAGAAAAAAATGAAGAGCAATCACAGGATAAATATGATGGCGAATTTACTTCAGTAATTGATTTTCCTAATTTCTTAATGCATGTTTTACGAATTTATTTAGAAATGTTTGATAAGTATAAATATTCTACCCCAAATGATCCATGCAATGTGTCATTAGATGAAAAATTACTATTAAAATCATTTGAAGGTAAGTTTGAAGGAAAACCTAAAAAAGTTAGAATATTTATTTATACATTATTGGTTTGTCGTTATTTATTTGATTTATATGTGATTAAATCTAATATGATTCGAACTGATTATGAAAACTGGTCGTTATGGAAAATAGTTAAAGGAAAATCAGGTTATTACTATAAAAATGCATTTGGTAGTTATAAAAATGTGTCTGTCGACAATAGTTTAGATAAAAATGATGATGAAGCACTTAATGATGCAGATCCTACAAAAAAAGCCGTGATGTTACTTTCAATGTTCCATGTTTCTAACCCATCTCGTATTTACAAAAACTGGTTGTATGCTGTATTACGTTGGTTATTTAATAATAAGGATAATATAAAGTCTGATGAATATGTTAAGTTTCTAGAAAAATTGTGTGATGATTTCTATTTTGGTAATAACTGCCAAGGAAAAGATATTACAGAGATTATATTAGAAAAAGTGGAATTTGAGTTAAACTCAGGAGATAAAAAAGATTGGGATGATGGAGTAAATGTTCCTAACTTTGTATTTAATCGATTAGATTATCAGTTATGGAAACTTTTCCACGAACAAGAACAAGAACGAGAACAAGAACAAGAACAAAGAGTAGAAATTTTGTCAGAAAATGACAAATGGTTAACTATTAAAAATAAAGAGGCTATTTGGAAAAAGTTTAGATTTACCTTTAGAAGTTCAGTAGAGCATCATTATCCACAGCATCCTAGTGTTGGAGATGAATTAGAGTCAGGATTAAATGATTTTGGTAATTTGTATCTACTTTCTCAAAGTAAAAATTCTAGCTTGGGTAATTCTTCTCCTGAAGAGAAAAAAAAGCATTATCGTAATAATGAATACGATAGTCTGAAACAAGCTATCATGATGAACTACAATGAGTGGACTGAAAGGGAGATAGAGGAGCATGGAAAAGAAATGCTCGAAATTCTAAATCAACCGCTATCTAAGGCTAATTCCTAA